In one Henriciella litoralis genomic region, the following are encoded:
- a CDS encoding flavin-containing monooxygenase — protein sequence MSKRASPDYDAVIVGAGFSGIYLLHKLRNAGFNVLLVDAAAEPGGIWYWNCYPGARVDSQVPIYEYSIPEVWKSWTWSERFPGWKELRAYFQHVCDTLKLWPMMRMGSRVTGANYEQEAQQWRLQLNGEETVTTRFLLPAIGFASKPHIPDFPGIEDFEGEWFHTARWPQQGGDLSGRKIALIGTGASGVQVAQEAAKSASKLTLFQRTPILALPMRQQKLSKEDQERDKQDYAAIFETRKQTSGGFESQSLDVSALEVDENERTAHFQYLWQKGGLRFWYHNFSDLLINREANRYAYDFWRDKVRARISDPNLVEQLAPSEPPHPFGTKRPSLEQCYYEIFAQDNVDLVDLKATPITRIKPHAIETADGEVECDLIVYATGFDAGRGGMVDMNIIGTNGLSVSQAWEDGLRAYLGMAIADFPNMLFAYGPLSPSGFSNGPTSAEIQGDWICDFLVWMRDNDSHQFEPSATAEAGWTKMVAQAGAMTLFPEANSWYMGANIPGRKRQLINFPSVSGYVVLCEDVASDGYRGFIIDKQTSNEQMME from the coding sequence ATGAGCAAGCGGGCTTCTCCTGATTACGACGCCGTAATCGTCGGTGCCGGCTTCAGCGGGATCTACCTGTTACACAAGTTACGTAACGCCGGGTTCAACGTGTTGCTGGTGGATGCTGCGGCCGAGCCGGGCGGTATCTGGTATTGGAATTGCTATCCGGGCGCACGAGTGGATTCGCAGGTGCCGATCTACGAGTACTCAATACCTGAAGTGTGGAAATCATGGACATGGAGCGAACGATTTCCCGGCTGGAAAGAGCTAAGAGCGTATTTCCAGCATGTTTGTGATACACTCAAGCTGTGGCCCATGATGCGCATGGGGTCACGGGTCACAGGCGCGAATTATGAGCAAGAGGCGCAGCAATGGCGCCTGCAACTCAACGGAGAGGAAACTGTTACGACACGGTTCCTCTTGCCCGCTATTGGTTTCGCATCAAAGCCGCATATCCCTGATTTTCCCGGCATTGAGGATTTCGAAGGCGAATGGTTTCACACGGCGCGCTGGCCACAACAGGGGGGCGATCTCAGCGGACGCAAGATTGCCTTGATCGGCACCGGGGCAAGCGGTGTGCAAGTCGCGCAGGAAGCCGCGAAGTCCGCATCGAAGCTGACCCTATTTCAAAGAACACCAATCCTGGCGCTGCCCATGCGGCAGCAAAAGCTATCAAAGGAAGATCAAGAACGCGACAAGCAGGATTATGCTGCTATCTTCGAAACGCGCAAGCAGACCAGCGGAGGGTTCGAATCTCAATCGCTGGACGTTTCGGCGCTCGAAGTTGACGAGAATGAGCGCACCGCACACTTCCAATATCTGTGGCAGAAAGGCGGCCTCAGGTTCTGGTATCACAACTTCTCCGACCTGCTAATCAATCGCGAGGCGAACCGCTACGCCTATGATTTCTGGCGAGACAAGGTTCGCGCTAGGATCTCCGATCCCAATCTTGTTGAACAGCTCGCGCCTTCCGAACCACCCCATCCATTCGGCACGAAGAGACCTTCGCTCGAGCAGTGTTATTACGAGATTTTCGCGCAGGATAATGTCGATCTGGTCGATCTGAAGGCAACCCCCATCACCCGGATCAAACCGCACGCGATAGAGACCGCTGACGGCGAGGTGGAATGCGACCTCATCGTTTACGCCACTGGTTTCGATGCCGGGCGCGGCGGCATGGTCGATATGAACATCATAGGGACGAACGGCCTGTCTGTTTCACAAGCTTGGGAAGACGGGTTACGCGCCTATCTCGGCATGGCGATAGCAGACTTTCCAAACATGCTGTTTGCATATGGTCCACTTAGCCCGTCGGGTTTCTCGAACGGCCCAACCAGCGCAGAGATACAGGGTGACTGGATTTGCGACTTTCTTGTCTGGATGCGGGACAATGACAGTCATCAATTCGAACCCAGTGCGACCGCAGAAGCGGGGTGGACAAAAATGGTGGCACAGGCTGGCGCCATGACACTGTTTCCCGAAGCGAATTCCTGGTACATGGGCGCAAATATCCCCGGCAGGAAGCGTCAGCTGATCAACTTTCCAAGCGTGTCTGGATATGTCGTACTCTGCGAAGATGTAGCGAGCGATGGGTATCGCGGCTTCATCATCGACAAACAAACCAGCAATGAACAGATGATGGAATGA
- a CDS encoding acyl-CoA synthetase, with the protein MIEWNLGDILDAIEPAMPQDAPALIHGDRIITWPEMSARSNNVARALRQRGASDGAKVAFYMRNRPEYGELMAACFKGRLTHVNINYRYRPEEVFYIFDDSDSEVIIYSSEFRDCIVELKDRLGKVHTFVEIGDASQIAPFAIPYEILAQEGDGSALGITRSPDDLLFIYTGGTTGMPKGVMWRHDDMRKAQLDAQKLLGPVPQTVEENVALITSQGPGRRTLPSCPLMHGTGFITAIGTLMSGGAIVTLSDPSFDALELWETVDTHKVESISIVGDAFAKPMLQALNDNPGRWDTSSLVSIVSSGVMWSKEVKAGLCKHIPQVVLMDSFGASEGLGFGLSVTTAEGGTNTAKFGIGEFCDVFDENDQKVTPGSGVPGYIARKGAIPAGYYKDPEKSAKTFRTIDGVRYSIPGDWCTVEADGSLTLLGRGSVCINTAGEKVYPEEVEEVLKTHPAIADALVVGVPSEKWGQAVTAVVHLSGDAAFDEQGVKDHVRQQLAGYKTPKAIHPTETALRASNGKADYATAKAIAERLTVAS; encoded by the coding sequence ATGATCGAATGGAATCTCGGCGACATTCTCGACGCAATCGAGCCCGCCATGCCTCAAGACGCTCCGGCCTTGATACACGGCGACCGGATCATCACTTGGCCCGAAATGTCTGCGCGCTCGAACAATGTCGCGCGCGCGTTGCGACAACGCGGAGCTAGCGACGGCGCCAAGGTGGCTTTCTACATGCGCAACCGCCCTGAATATGGTGAGCTGATGGCGGCCTGCTTTAAGGGGCGGTTGACTCACGTGAACATCAATTACCGCTATCGCCCCGAAGAAGTTTTTTACATTTTTGATGATTCTGACAGCGAGGTGATTATTTATAGTTCGGAGTTCCGTGACTGTATCGTCGAACTCAAGGACCGGCTCGGAAAGGTTCACACCTTCGTTGAAATTGGCGATGCTTCGCAAATCGCACCTTTTGCGATCCCTTATGAAATTCTCGCGCAGGAAGGTGATGGATCAGCGCTCGGCATCACGCGCTCGCCTGACGATTTGCTCTTCATTTATACCGGCGGCACGACAGGGATGCCCAAGGGCGTGATGTGGCGTCACGACGATATGCGCAAGGCGCAACTGGACGCCCAGAAGCTGCTCGGCCCCGTTCCGCAAACAGTCGAGGAAAACGTCGCCCTAATCACCAGTCAAGGGCCTGGCAGACGTACACTTCCCTCCTGCCCGTTAATGCACGGGACAGGCTTCATCACTGCGATCGGCACGCTCATGTCGGGCGGTGCCATCGTGACTCTGTCGGACCCATCTTTCGATGCGCTTGAATTGTGGGAGACGGTTGATACGCACAAGGTGGAAAGCATCTCAATTGTGGGCGACGCTTTTGCCAAACCGATGCTGCAGGCGCTGAACGATAATCCCGGTCGCTGGGACACGAGCAGCCTTGTCTCCATTGTTTCATCCGGCGTGATGTGGAGCAAAGAGGTCAAGGCTGGCCTGTGCAAGCATATCCCCCAAGTGGTGCTGATGGACAGTTTTGGCGCTTCCGAAGGGCTCGGCTTCGGCCTCTCCGTCACAACCGCAGAGGGGGGCACGAACACCGCGAAATTCGGGATCGGTGAATTCTGCGATGTCTTCGATGAAAACGACCAGAAAGTAACGCCGGGCAGCGGCGTACCGGGATATATCGCTCGCAAGGGCGCAATCCCGGCGGGATATTACAAGGATCCCGAAAAGTCCGCCAAAACCTTCCGTACTATCGACGGGGTGCGCTATTCGATTCCAGGCGACTGGTGCACGGTCGAAGCCGATGGCAGCCTGACCCTGCTGGGCCGTGGCAGCGTGTGCATCAACACGGCTGGTGAAAAGGTCTATCCGGAAGAGGTCGAGGAAGTCCTCAAGACCCATCCCGCCATCGCTGACGCGCTGGTCGTGGGCGTGCCGAGTGAAAAATGGGGCCAGGCCGTCACCGCCGTCGTGCACCTGAGTGGCGACGCTGCATTCGACGAGCAAGGCGTCAAAGACCATGTTCGTCAGCAATTGGCCGGCTACAAAACGCCAAAGGCCATCCATCCAACGGAAACAGCTCTGCGCGCATCCAACGGCAAGGCCGACTATGCAACAGCAAAAGCAATCGCCGAGCGTTTGACGGTCGCGTCATGA
- a CDS encoding acyl-CoA dehydrogenase family protein: MDFGLSQDQQMLRDAVARCLADTCPLDHVRECAELDNPLSDKVLGAVQDLGIPAMLVPEEHGGLGMTLLDAAIVAEQLAYVVAPVPFLASHVLAPTALSEAGSEEQKAQWLPKIANGEARIAVAISETVEARDGAGVSSADGKLSGTALFCLDFEGADAYIVADAGGRLHLVTADALKLETIRLTTVDRTRSVGELRFEQTEAEPLIDDNGATTARLRDAGRVILAADSLGAGQAMIEKAVDYSGQREQFGRLIGSFQAVKHMCAEMAARHEPCRSLVWYAAHAFDSIPEDASIFACHAKSHTGEVHRFVARTSTEVHGGMGFTDLMGLHYWFKRIGFDRQALGGPETVRAELAALQGWIKAP; encoded by the coding sequence ATGGATTTCGGATTATCTCAGGACCAGCAGATGTTACGTGATGCGGTTGCCCGTTGTCTTGCGGACACCTGCCCACTCGATCATGTCCGCGAATGCGCCGAACTGGACAATCCACTCAGCGACAAGGTGCTCGGCGCCGTTCAGGACCTGGGAATTCCCGCAATGCTGGTACCTGAAGAGCATGGCGGCCTCGGCATGACCCTTCTCGACGCTGCCATAGTTGCCGAACAGCTCGCCTATGTGGTCGCGCCAGTGCCTTTTCTCGCCAGTCATGTACTTGCGCCTACCGCGCTGAGCGAGGCTGGTAGCGAAGAACAAAAAGCACAATGGCTACCGAAGATCGCGAACGGCGAGGCGCGTATCGCTGTCGCGATTTCCGAGACGGTCGAGGCACGCGACGGGGCGGGCGTTTCCTCTGCTGATGGGAAGCTCAGCGGAACCGCCCTGTTCTGCCTGGATTTCGAGGGAGCTGACGCTTACATCGTAGCCGACGCTGGCGGCCGGCTGCACCTCGTTACAGCCGATGCCCTCAAACTGGAGACGATCCGGCTGACGACCGTTGATCGCACCCGCAGTGTCGGGGAATTGCGTTTCGAACAGACAGAGGCAGAACCGCTTATTGACGATAACGGCGCGACAACGGCCCGGTTGCGCGATGCGGGCCGTGTGATCTTAGCTGCTGACAGCCTTGGCGCAGGCCAGGCCATGATCGAAAAGGCTGTCGATTATTCTGGCCAGCGCGAACAGTTTGGCCGGCTCATCGGCAGTTTCCAGGCCGTCAAGCACATGTGCGCGGAGATGGCCGCACGTCATGAGCCATGCCGCTCGCTTGTCTGGTATGCGGCCCACGCCTTCGATTCGATACCGGAGGATGCATCCATTTTCGCCTGCCATGCCAAATCACACACAGGCGAAGTCCATCGCTTTGTCGCCCGCACCTCCACCGAAGTGCATGGCGGAATGGGATTTACGGACCTGATGGGTCTTCATTACTGGTTCAAACGTATTGGCTTCGACCGGCAAGCGCTTGGAGGCCCCGAAACGGTGCGGGCCGAATTGGCAGCCCTACAAGGTTGGATAAAAGCCCCGTAA
- a CDS encoding acyl-CoA dehydrogenase family protein — MDLDYGPEYDTFRQQVRDFIEAHSHLAPPSATRAARPSPEAVQWQKLLIENGYTARTIPAEYGGYGAEPDILKSRIISEEFSRAGVSGGLTNQGISMLVPTLLELGTEEQKQRWIEPTLKGEIVWCQGYSEPGAGSDLASLKTNARVEDGNFVINGQKIWTSTAKQADMIFCLVRTEPDAPKHRGISYLIFSMDTPGIEVRPLKTMTGHAEFNETFFTDVRVPVDQIVGARGQGWLVANATLGHERGMLGDPGALENRLQALIALMQEERIGQARAIDNPVLRDRLLALQAEVSAMKCNGMRILSNSLKGESGGMAKLIVKLQSCEIAHQISALAIDAMGEIGTLYHGSPREREGGAWQWNYMFQLGLIIGGGTAQIQKNIIAERGLEMPREPKLAKVSDAAKATADIARHKQGSA; from the coding sequence ATGGATCTCGATTACGGCCCCGAATACGACACATTCCGTCAACAGGTGCGCGATTTCATCGAAGCGCATAGCCACCTTGCGCCGCCGTCTGCGACTCGGGCAGCCCGCCCTTCACCCGAAGCCGTCCAATGGCAGAAGCTGCTGATCGAAAACGGGTACACTGCCCGCACGATCCCGGCGGAGTATGGCGGCTACGGCGCGGAACCCGACATCCTCAAATCGCGCATCATCTCAGAGGAGTTTTCACGGGCCGGGGTGTCGGGCGGGCTCACGAACCAGGGCATCTCGATGCTCGTCCCGACTTTGCTGGAACTCGGCACCGAGGAGCAGAAGCAACGCTGGATCGAACCCACGCTGAAAGGCGAGATCGTATGGTGCCAGGGCTATTCTGAACCCGGTGCCGGATCGGACCTGGCCAGCCTCAAGACCAACGCGCGAGTCGAAGACGGCAATTTCGTCATCAATGGCCAGAAAATCTGGACCAGCACGGCGAAGCAGGCCGACATGATCTTCTGCCTCGTGAGGACCGAGCCCGACGCACCAAAACACCGCGGCATTTCCTACCTGATCTTCTCGATGGACACACCGGGTATTGAGGTTCGTCCCTTGAAGACGATGACAGGCCACGCCGAATTCAATGAGACATTCTTCACCGATGTCCGCGTTCCGGTGGACCAGATTGTAGGGGCGCGGGGCCAGGGCTGGCTCGTGGCGAATGCAACCCTCGGCCATGAGCGCGGAATGCTGGGTGATCCCGGCGCGCTCGAAAACCGGCTACAGGCACTGATCGCCCTGATGCAGGAAGAGCGTATCGGACAAGCCCGCGCAATCGACAATCCGGTTCTGCGAGATCGGCTGTTGGCGCTCCAGGCCGAGGTGTCAGCGATGAAATGCAATGGGATGCGTATCCTTTCGAACAGCCTCAAGGGTGAGTCAGGCGGCATGGCGAAGCTAATCGTCAAGCTGCAAAGCTGTGAGATTGCCCACCAGATTTCAGCACTGGCGATCGACGCCATGGGTGAGATAGGCACGCTTTACCATGGCAGCCCGCGAGAGCGCGAAGGAGGCGCGTGGCAATGGAACTACATGTTCCAGCTCGGTCTCATAATAGGCGGCGGCACCGCGCAGATTCAGAAAAACATCATCGCCGAACGTGGCCTCGAAATGCCGCGCGAACCGAAGCTCGCAAAGGTTTCGGATGCGGCGAAAGCAACCGCAGACATAGCGCGTCACAAACAGGGATCAGCCTAA
- a CDS encoding Zn-ribbon domain-containing OB-fold protein encodes MSDKNELPPKMRFKVQKAPPKPKPRPQDPIEQEFWNRCQDGHLYFQRCSDCGTFRHLPRYMCAKCGSPEFSWERSTGKGTLFSWTITHQALHPAFAADIPFVAAVVELEEGVRMATRLIDCDHDSLRLDLPVELTFETIGDDFRLPVFRPCEE; translated from the coding sequence GTGAGCGACAAGAACGAACTGCCGCCTAAAATGCGCTTCAAGGTGCAGAAGGCTCCGCCCAAGCCGAAACCGCGCCCGCAGGATCCTATCGAACAGGAATTCTGGAATCGGTGCCAGGATGGCCATCTCTATTTCCAGCGTTGCAGCGACTGCGGCACGTTCCGCCACCTACCTCGTTATATGTGCGCGAAGTGTGGCTCACCGGAATTTTCGTGGGAGCGCAGCACTGGCAAGGGTACGCTTTTTTCCTGGACCATCACCCACCAGGCCCTGCACCCGGCATTTGCCGCCGACATTCCCTTCGTGGCTGCGGTGGTTGAACTCGAAGAGGGTGTACGCATGGCCACTCGTCTGATCGATTGTGACCATGATAGCCTCAGGCTCGACCTTCCTGTGGAATTGACATTCGAAACAATCGGGGACGACTTCCGTCTGCCCGTTTTCCGTCCCTGCGAGGAATAG